The DNA sequence CGAGATAGCTATTTATCGACACCGCTATCCCGCGAGAGAACTACTATCTCACCGGTCATCGACGTGTTCTTACGCATTCACACATAATGCCGTTTTCTCGCTATCGCTGACCTTGAAATTAAGATGAGAAAGTGTTGGTATAGTGAATCTAAGTGATCCATAGTGAAGCTGCGTGGTGTACACGGTGCGCACTAATTATAGTTGCTGAAGACGCGCTTCTCACGTGGAGACACTCGCCACGTGGCCGTCTCTAAAGTGatctctattatattattgagtgaaagagaaaatggGAATCTGGAAATCAAAACCAGTCAAACAACCTAACGTATCCTGCAAACGATTAGATGAGAATGAAGATGTGGAATTGCAACTATTGAGGAGAACCATCGTGAAGGATCCTgacacttttattttaaacaatctcATGATGTGTGTCCAGTTCTTTGAGAATTACGAGGAGtaagcatttaatttttaacggtGATTCGTTGCAATTGCGAGATAATTCGTAACACTTGTCATCAAGAGTGCATAGAGAAtccataatttgatataatattcaattgttgttaatatattaataaataagaacaaTTCTCACATAATGCAATTGCTTATTTAGTAAATCTTCTtattcacaaaatttaaaaaaataaatatatatccatataaattgttatattataaataaacaaagcgCAACAAAGTGAAACtagtgataatttatttatagaagatGACTGTATTATTCATACGAATATCATTCgtatagagaaattttttgaaaatacttcCGAATTACCTCGTTGATTTTgcgattttattgattaaaaaatatcgatatcattCATCTTGATTTAAtctaatctataaatttaggctacatataaaagatattcttttCATGATATCAAGATTGGCCAAAGGAAGTGTATTCCTATTCTTTACAttgttttcgatttttaattcccaatataattaattgcctGTCGAGATTATTTAAAGTTGATGATCACCATATTTCCGCTTGTTCCTGCATGTGTCtccttaataatatctttttatttatataaattaaaaagttgccaattatattattatataattaaactaaatattttatttaaaatatttaactgaaTAAATTCGACATAATTCAACGTAATTACAGTCTTAAGGGAGGAAACCAGTAACGGctaaaaaaaggatatttttaagaattatttttggtaaaaatttggttttttttttaaatcactttaTTAACATcacaaaatacataatttaagatactttttgtgaaatttttgtaaaaaaatattaatatttatagctacAATAGCCGTCTCAACAAAAACGGGCGCATAACTTCCAACGGAagctctaaaataaaaaaaaaacaaatattttctaaaaatataagacaatagCTTCATTTACACgtatggattaaaaaaaataatttattacaaaatagcaaattttttaacaaaaaaggtCCAAAATTGGTGAGAATTTgacttctattttttaatattacgcaaaaactaattatttagtcgaaaattttatatgtgcaACTGAAGCTATTGtctcatattttaagaaaatacttgtatttttttttttaaagctttcaTTGTTCCGCTATGCGTgctcctgttttttttttaagatggcTCACAATATTGGCTATTgtagctataaatattatttgaatattttttaataaaaatttcataaaaaatagttcAAATTATGTACTGTGTGATGTTAATAACgtgatctaaaaaaaaaatattcactagaaaaaaaaatagtatttttttagttattatattggttttttcctttatactgtcatttttcttatttcaatgtatagaaaattatttgtaaaacaaatgttttaaatatttctattctcatgttttaataaattataataaaataaatatgtgtgtacaCAGTTCACACACAAATTTCAGTGCagacatatattacataaacttTCACAATTATTCATGGTAATAATGATAGATTGCATTATAACAAactactttaaatatttttgcagagatataattcaaattaaagaaaCTCTGGCATCGTCCTCTGAAGCTgaactaaataaaatactgcCATCTCAAAAGCATGTTTTATTACCGGATATTCTTCAAGAATATATCGCGCACAATATTATCTTTACTTCGAACAGGCAGACTGGCGAGCCTATTGTCGAACCATTGCAACCCATtcgtatttatattgtacacaACAATATCGAAATTACAGAACAGCAATATCAACCAGAGTACAGTAGCCTGAACAATGGGATTACGTATAATATGATGGTGCAATCGAGTAAAAATTCAGGTagataaaatgtttcaaattataaagtttgtatAGATTGTTTCcgattcttcatattttttttcacaatagaTTCATAGCTCAGTCTAAATTTGCTTAGCAAGAATATCTGGTGCAATATCAATAGTTTgagttaaaaatgttttttcaaacttttaagagaaaaataagtaaaataaaaaagtttctctctctctctctctctctcggtttactttatttaaataagaatttgacagaattttatattaataaaatttttatttacagattGATTAAGAATAGACATTTAAGTGAACAcaataacaagattttttataacatagaaaaattttgaaattaatatacaataaaataaaaaagtatatatataaaagtaaatatataaaaaagataaaatcttaaacaaataatatatatgtatataagccGAAAAACACAGAGaggggaaaaagagaaaaaaacctaaataaaattatttctattcttaattaaattctttaattttaatgatttatttctataatagtagacatagattaaaaatttatagtactTTTGCTgagtaaaattgaattttttttaaatgtaaaagagaTGACACATAACTCATATGACGTtgttaagagaaaaatgtttttaataattttaatagatttttttgtgaTGTCTAAAATTATGAGAATTCTGTCAATAGGGTACGTACGATTACAACTTCTCGATGAAATGCCATATTTGAGGAATCTTAGGAAAAAGGAAGATATTGATGAAACATACAACGAAAGCGATGACGAGAGCATTTACAGTCGAAAACGAAACGATCGTAATTCAAACATGTATTCTCgtcagataaagaaaaaaagttttcagaCCATTAAGAGTAGATCTTTATCCAATTTACATAACGATGAAACGATATATGaagatcaaaatatatcaagatcaCTCTCGCGTGAAAACATTTGTAATAGAACTTCATCCAATCACATGAAAACCGATATATCTTCGGAAAAAACGTGGGCGATATGCGAGGAGCTCAGGAAAGAAAGTGAACAACGACCTAGCTCTTCGAAAtcagtaaaattaaaagtctTTAAACCACCGAGCAGCGTGAGTTCCGGCTATGGTAGCGACTCGAGTTATCACACTGAGACTCGTAGTACAAAGATTAGTCGTAACATAAAACATAATCAGATGAGCGCGTCAAGCAAGATATATCCAAACGCGATGATCCCGCCGCAATGCTTCGAGGAAGTCAGGATCAATAGCAGAGGCACTATTTACAGTGCGAAAAGGAGGCCATTACAAAATAGCAAGCAGATTCTCCTCAGAATGGCCGAGAAACAGTCTGATTGCGAGGCCTTCTACATTAATAGTAAAATGTTTATGAGCTATTTTGTCGAGCTCTTTGTAAATCAGCTGGCCGAGCCGCTAGGTTTCAAACAAAACGATCAAAATTACGTGGAAAATTCAATTATccattgtaataaaatgataaaatcgcACAGCCTCAAATTGCATAGGATCGAATCTTACGAAATCACGCCGACAATATGGCTGCAATGGCCGGAATCCGCTATGGAATGGTTAGATCGACCGAGAAGCACGTGGCCTAATTATAACGATATTAGCAAGGTGAAGGATTTTGGTTGTTATGTGATACCCGAGAATTCTCTAAACAAGAATGATCCTTTGAGAcatgaaaatgtcaaaaaggACATACATCAAGAAATCGAATGGCAGCTGACATTTCCAGCCGCGGAACGTTATCTAGAGACTTGCATGACCCGCTCTCAAGTACAAGTGTACTTGATCGCGATGATGCTTCATAAAACATACTTAAGGCCAGTCCAGGACACTATGCATGGTCTGACGATTTCTCATATCAGGAACAAGCTGTTCTGGTTGATCGAGGAAGACGATCGGCCCTCGCAGTGGCCTGACCATAGGATCGGTGAGTGTCTAAACAAGTTACTGATGAGTCTTTATCGCTGCGTCAGCCAAGACGAGCCAACCATGCCTGACTATTTCATCCGTGACAAAAACATGCTTAGCAAAGTGTCGCGCGAGCATCTGTTGCGCAGCCAGaaacaattgaaaagaataacTGAGAATCCTATTATGTACGTGTTCCACGCAATGGAGAACATCAAGCATAGTAATAAATTCTTCCCACGATTGGACTTTGCGAAGTTATTCAAGATACTGACAGTTCAACCGTGGTTGGCCGTAGTTAGCCCGACCATAAACATATCGAGAACGACCGAGGAGTATCATAGGGAAGAGATTTTCAATAGATCTGGTGGATTATGGGACACCGCTCGAAAGAAGGAACAGCAAAATTATAGTACGCGAGTTGTTACGAATAAAACGCTCATCACCACACGCAAGGCCACAGACTTTATCGTCGACATCTCGGTGAGTTCCTCAAGATGATAAGATTATCAATTGGAGTATGTAATGAGCAATCCAGCATAACACATCACTATCGTAAACGATTACGCTAGACAAAAAGCCAAATCAATCCATGATCTTACACGACTCTCCACAAATCTAATCTTATCTTCATTCCTCTTTGTGAGTTGGTAGATCAAGAGTCACGGCCAACTTATATTCGCGtctctcatttttcttctttttctttttctttttttttttaggaacgCTGTGCCAAGTTGGAAGATTTGAGGCTGGCTGCTCTGTTGGATTTCTTTGttagacattttataaaaatggccGATTGTTGTCATAAGTATAGGTCTTATCAACAGAAAGTGGTTTATCTCGATCAAGCCGATCGACTCTCGATTATCCTATCGGATCTGACCAGATACAAGGACGACGCTAAGGCTTATCGCGACAAGATCCACGCTTTAAGAATAAAAGCGGCGACAAATTCAACGAGATTACCGAATGAGCCGCCAGAGACACCCAAAAGAAATGTAGAGCCTATATTCGTCGGTAATTTGAAAGATCGTTTCAGGCTGGATGAGCAACCGCAATCTAGCCATGAATATATAGAGGAATACACAGATAAATTCACTTGTGAAGTACGATTTAAAGATGAGGAAaacgtggaaaaaaatatacaaactgCGAATGCTACAACGAGCAAAGAAGGTTCTTATACGTTGAGAAAGCCTGTATCGAAGAATCAAAGTGACGACGAGTCGACCTCAGATACAATTCAAAGAGTAGTCTCTCTAACAGACCATTTAAGCGaaacaacatatatatgatatatgtatttattaaaattaggtCTTATCTCTATGATCTACTGAAAGGACAAACGTTAGTATTCAATGTTTAAGGCGGGTCccctgattaaaataatattcattattatatttcgagaGCGATCGATAATCAATTTAGTAAGTAATCGAGGAAGACTGAGCGTATAGCCTTGCAAACTGTTGATATTCGATCATTGTGTTATGTGCAAGAGCGAACAGAGTgataactaataattaaaatataatttataaaaatatctaattactGCGACACAGTTAGGTTTGAGTcgcttttgtaaaataatattgttattataatatggaatataatttgtaaagtagattgtgtgtgtgtgggttaCTAGATTAgatatttcaaacaaattttttaatcaaaaatattctaatttaaaaaaaaaaatcgttttatatctcataatacataatctttcattttttcaaagcaccattatcaatttttatatttttcattatagttaatctcattaatattttatgataaatgtgctttattaaaagagtaaatttattatatcatatttcactattttataatttttaaattgcaaaaaaattatttggtaaaaacaattaatcaatcatctttctcataaatatcttatttttttaaattatccttgtaaatatgatatgtaaatatgtataattattctttttatgtatgtgattgTACGTAAAAgtgattgaatattatattcaaaaagatatagatatagaagatataaataatataaatgcttttttttacttacttcGACTCCATGCTCAGTATAAAAATCGGCGGTACCCATGCTGGCATATAATTTGTATCCcatgtttttcaaatttctgatAGACCCAAGTAACTCCATTTTATGCTGAAATGCGTgtaaaatcgattatttttatctttattaaaaaacatatttttttaaatacattttaaagacTGAACGATGTAATTTACTGCTTTGTCATATAACAGtaataagagatttttattataaatattattaatattaaaaatctccaaggaagtaaaatatatgtgcttTGAAagcaaatacatattttaattatatatatatatatatatatatatatatatatatatatatatatatatatgggagAAATTGtgtctttttttacaataaataataaataaattatatatcgtctataaaatttatttattatttattgtaaaaacaaGACACAATTTCTCTCATATACAATCTAATTACCTTAAAACTTCCTACAGAGAGCAAGATACCCCTTTGAGGAATGTGAAAACCGGTGCTTATCATGCCTTTCAAATAAGCTTCGTAGCGATTTTCACCGAAACAGGCTACTTCCCCAGTAGATACCATTTCCACGCCCAGCATCACATCAGCACCTTTAATTGAACCGTACAGATAATAATGCGGAGAATAAAAATggtaatgattattttacatatattgtatatgatgATTTTAGAGAACGATGGAAGGAGAaaatgtatgcgtgtgtgcgtatgttgcatgaaaaaatagaatcgtgaaaaaaattaataattactaatttgttttaaaaaaatgtgacaaaatACACTCaatattatgacaaaataatttcccGCTTAACATCATTTCTTATATGTTATAGGCTaactacaataatattaaatagtatttaggcaataaatttaaataactcgaAAAGCACGAGCTTAAACTAATAAAAGacaatttgaaagaaaaattaattaagcaagaaaaagtaaatttatctgaacaaaaatatgaagaaataatGTGAGATGTAAaagcacaaaaatatataataataatgtagcatattaaatatatatagaatactGTTActtaagtataaatttttctataaaaatttatacttaagTAACATCTAAATGCCCGAAATTTTTACCAGCAAGTCGGGAAAAGGAAAATTGCGGCACTTTCACTCCAACTTTTCCACAGCCAGCTAAAACGTCCACAGGCTCAACTGTTTCGCCGACGATTAAACGGGTTGCTGTCGCGACAAAGTCATGGTCTAAGGTTTTCGAGACAAAAGGAAAAGATCTGGATACTCTTACGTTACACTCGATCACTCTTAATTCATTAtcctgtataaataaaaatgttattaatt is a window from the Cataglyphis hispanica isolate Lineage 1 chromosome 9, ULB_Chis1_1.0, whole genome shotgun sequence genome containing:
- the LOC126851959 gene encoding uncharacterized protein LOC126851959; this translates as MGIWKSKPVKQPNVSCKRLDENEDVELQLLRRTIVKDPDTFILNNLMMCVQFFENYEEDIIQIKETLASSSEAELNKILPSQKHVLLPDILQEYIAHNIIFTSNRQTGEPIVEPLQPIRIYIVHNNIEITEQQYQPEYSSLNNGITYNMMVQSSKNSGYVRLQLLDEMPYLRNLRKKEDIDETYNESDDESIYSRKRNDRNSNMYSRQIKKKSFQTIKSRSLSNLHNDETIYEDQNISRSLSRENICNRTSSNHMKTDISSEKTWAICEELRKESEQRPSSSKSVKLKVFKPPSSVSSGYGSDSSYHTETRSTKISRNIKHNQMSASSKIYPNAMIPPQCFEEVRINSRGTIYSAKRRPLQNSKQILLRMAEKQSDCEAFYINSKMFMSYFVELFVNQLAEPLGFKQNDQNYVENSIIHCNKMIKSHSLKLHRIESYEITPTIWLQWPESAMEWLDRPRSTWPNYNDISKVKDFGCYVIPENSLNKNDPLRHENVKKDIHQEIEWQLTFPAAERYLETCMTRSQVQVYLIAMMLHKTYLRPVQDTMHGLTISHIRNKLFWLIEEDDRPSQWPDHRIGECLNKLLMSLYRCVSQDEPTMPDYFIRDKNMLSKVSREHLLRSQKQLKRITENPIMYVFHAMENIKHSNKFFPRLDFAKLFKILTVQPWLAVVSPTINISRTTEEYHREEIFNRSGGLWDTARKKEQQNYSTRVVTNKTLITTRKATDFIVDISERCAKLEDLRLAALLDFFVRHFIKMADCCHKYRSYQQKVVYLDQADRLSIILSDLTRYKDDAKAYRDKIHALRIKAATNSTRLPNEPPETPKRNVEPIFVGNLKDRFRLDEQPQSSHEYIEEYTDKFTCEVRFKDEENVEKNIQTANATTSKEGSYTLRKPVSKNQSDDESTSDTIQRVVSLTDHLSETTYI